The following proteins are co-located in the Cupriavidus pauculus genome:
- a CDS encoding response regulator produces MDLSLNLPTRLLIVDDDPQIRSMLAEYLATFGMEAEGVEGGAAMRAALGRQTYDLVILDLSLPGENGLTLCREIREQSDLPVIMLTARAELADRVVGLEVGADDYVTKPFEMRELVARIHTVLRRSRGETRRAPAAAAGHEMRFGGWRLNTTLRQLVDAEETVVPLSNAEFRLLLTFIENPNRVLDREMLINNARGRDLDVFDRSIDLLVSRLRQKLRDDPRDSSLIRTVRGEGYVFTVNVEH; encoded by the coding sequence ATGGACCTGTCGCTCAACCTGCCCACCCGTCTGCTGATCGTCGACGACGATCCCCAGATCCGTTCCATGCTGGCCGAATACCTGGCCACGTTCGGCATGGAGGCGGAGGGCGTGGAAGGCGGCGCGGCCATGCGCGCGGCGCTGGGGCGGCAGACGTACGACCTGGTCATCCTGGACCTGTCGCTGCCCGGCGAAAACGGCCTGACGCTGTGCCGCGAGATCCGCGAGCAGAGCGACCTGCCCGTGATCATGCTGACCGCCCGCGCCGAGCTGGCCGACCGCGTGGTGGGCCTGGAAGTGGGCGCCGACGACTACGTGACCAAGCCGTTCGAAATGCGCGAGCTGGTGGCGCGCATCCACACGGTGCTGCGCCGCAGCCGGGGCGAGACGCGCCGCGCGCCGGCCGCAGCCGCGGGCCACGAGATGCGGTTCGGCGGCTGGCGGCTGAACACCACGCTGCGGCAACTGGTCGATGCCGAGGAAACCGTGGTGCCGCTGTCCAACGCCGAATTCCGGCTGCTGCTGACGTTCATCGAGAACCCGAACCGCGTGCTGGACCGCGAGATGCTGATCAACAACGCGCGCGGCCGCGACCTGGACGTGTTCGACCGCAGCATCGACCTGCTGGTGTCGCGGCTGCGCCAGAAGCTGCGCGACGACCCGCGCGATTCGTCGCTGATCCGCACCGTGCGCGGCGAGGGCTACGTGTTCACGGTCAACGTGGAACACTGA